The window TTGCGTGCCTCCAAGCTTTCCAATGCGCAGGCGCAGCGCAACGCGCTTGCGCGACAGCGCGAACGCACGCATCGCCTTGCCGAGCGCGCGGGCCGCGCGCTGGTGACGCTGTTGCAGCGGCTCGATGCCCGCGTCGAGAACAGCGGCAAGCTGCTTTCCGCGCTGTCCTATCGCGGCGTACTTGCGCGCGGCTTTGCGCTGGTGCGCGACGAAGCCGGCCATCCCCTGCATGCGGCGGACGCGATCGGGCCCGGTGCAAGGGTTGAGATCGAGTTTGCGGATGGCCGCGTGGGCGCGACCGCGGATGCGGATCGGCCCGCGGCTGCAGCGAAGCGCGCGCCGTCGCAAGCGAAGGCGGCGGCGCAAGAGGCGAAGCCCGCGCCGAAGCGCGTGGGCAAGCCGGTGGATCAGGGGAATTTGTTTTAGGCGGGAGGGCGGCGTTCCACCCTCGGTGTCGTCCCGGCCTAGTGCGCAATTGCGCACGGGGGCCGGGACCCATAACCACAGGGAGCGGTTTGGCGAAGACTGCTCGTTCGGTACTCCCACCGCTCGCAACAGACAGATCACGCGGTATGGGTCCCGGCCCCCCGTGCGCAATTGCGCACTAGGCCGGGACGACGGTGGAGAGGCCCCAACCTCGTCATTGCGAGCGCAGCGAAGCAATCCAGAATCTTTCCGCGGCGGGACCCTGGATTGCTTCGCTGCGCTCGCAATGACGGCGTGGCAGCAGTCCGCCCTACCGGCAGGACAAGCCCGCGTCGATCGTGGTCCAGAAGCCGCAATGTTCCGGCGCGCCGGCATGGGCTTCGAAGAGATGGGCTTCAAACAGGAAGACCGCGACGGTGAAGACGATCAGGGCGGAGGAGAACAGGACGAAGCGGTTGCGCATGGGATTGCGTTTAATCGACATCGTGGTCGAATGATGGCGTCGTCACGGGCTTCCGGGCTACAAGACCCCCTTTACCGCGCCAGCCACTCCGCGACTTCCTTCTGCGACTCCGCGCGCGCTGCCGCATCGGTGCCGAGATGGCCGTGCTCGGGCGCGGCGGCATCAAGGCTGCCGGCCGCCTGCAGCGGCGTGTTGGCGCGGTCGAAATCGTGATAGGCGCCGGGATAGACCACGATGCGCGCGAGCGCGCTGCGGCCATGCGCACCATCGACCATCTGGCGGCAGGCCGGCGGCGACGAGACGTCGTCATTGCCGCCGATCAGCACCAGCGTCGGCACCCGTGTGCTCCAGCCGAGGCCAGCGGAAATCCTGCAGTCCGGATAGAACGCGATCGCGGCGCGGAAATCCGGGCCGACCTCGCGCGCAAGGCTCTGCGGACGCACGGCCCAGAGCAGCGCGCTGGCGCCGTTCGCCCAGCCCATCAGGCTGACGCGGTCCCGCGCAACCCAACTCTGCCGCATCAACCAGGCGCGCGACGCCGCGATGTCGGTGACGCGTTCGCGCCGCGCCTTGACGTGGATGTCCTTGACGCGGCATTGCGGCCCGAGCTCGCGCGAGCCGTAGCTGTCAGGGAGCAGGACGGCATTGCCGGACTTGAGCAGCCGCTCGGCCCAGTCGCGATAGCGCGGCAGGACGGAATCGGAATGGCCACCGAGGCCGCCGCAGCCGTGCAGCGCGATCACGGTCGGAAACGGTCCCGCGCCCTCGGGCTTGTAGAGCTGCGCATGCAGCACGCCGGACGAAAGCGGTATCTCGACCGGCTGCGGCGCCGGCGAGCCTTGCGCGGCCGAGATCAGGAACGTCAGGAACAGGGCGGTGAACGGAAGGCGCATCGAACTTTGCCGTTGGATCCTTCGCTCAAGCACTATCATGCGGAAACGGCGCCAAAACATCACAAACCGGTGGGTTTACCGGGCGGACAAGCCACCCTATCTATGCTACATCCCGTCCAACACATCGTGCCCTCCCATGTGATCCCGGAGCGGCCTTCCACGGAGACTTTCGACCGTGCTGAACAAGTTCGGCCCCTCGGGCCATGGCGAAGCGCAGGTGCAGTATCTCGACGGCGATTTCCGCGTGATCTCGCCGGGGACTTTCGTGCGCTGCGCGATCACCGATACGCGCATCCCGCTCGACGAGTTGAAATACTGGAGCGTGGATTTGCAGGAAGCCTACGCCACACCCGCCGCCGTGCTCGAACGGCATTACCCGGGCGCGCCCAAGCCGCAAGCGTGAGGCCGCGGACAGCAACTTCATCGAAATTCTCCCGATCGTCTTAAAACGATAGGAGCCTGCGATGAATGGCGCCTGAATGTCCTCGCCGCCTGGCGTTCGCCAGGACGACAGTGGGTTTCAACGCCTTGAAAATCGCCGCTCGCGCGCCTTGTAGAGATGATCGCTGATCAGT of the Bradyrhizobium sp. WSM1417 genome contains:
- a CDS encoding DUF2093 domain-containing protein; translation: MLNKFGPSGHGEAQVQYLDGDFRVISPGTFVRCAITDTRIPLDELKYWSVDLQEAYATPAAVLERHYPGAPKPQA
- a CDS encoding dienelactone hydrolase family protein, with protein sequence MRLPFTALFLTFLISAAQGSPAPQPVEIPLSSGVLHAQLYKPEGAGPFPTVIALHGCGGLGGHSDSVLPRYRDWAERLLKSGNAVLLPDSYGSRELGPQCRVKDIHVKARRERVTDIAASRAWLMRQSWVARDRVSLMGWANGASALLWAVRPQSLAREVGPDFRAAIAFYPDCRISAGLGWSTRVPTLVLIGGNDDVSSPPACRQMVDGAHGRSALARIVVYPGAYHDFDRANTPLQAAGSLDAAAPEHGHLGTDAAARAESQKEVAEWLAR